The region ATATAGTTCCTTGCGTTGTTTCAATATGTGTGTGTAGTAGTTTATTAGTTCCTTAATTCGGTTTGGAGCTAATTCTCGGTTTATTTTTACCATGATATTCATTATGTGAAGACCCTGAACTCTTCCAATTAGCGGAGTTTCCGGTCCTAAAATATTTTCGCCTAGGCTATGGCGTAAACCATTTGCTACGAGTTCCGATGCCTGTGCAAGGAGTTCTTTATCCTTGTGTTTTAACGATATGCTAATTAGTCTGTAGAATGGAGGGTAATGGAAATTTTTCCTCTCTTCAATTTGAGAGGCGTAGTGTTCCAAATAATCGTGCTTTATTATTTGATGGATAATAGGATGCTCAGGCTGAGAAGTTTGAAGTATTACAAGGCCCTGCTTCCCTTTCCGTCCTGCGCGTCCGCCTACCTGCGACATAAGTTGGTAACTTCTTTCAAACGCTCTAAAGTCTGGGAAGTTTAGCATATTGTCGGCATTCAGAATGCCAACCAGGCTAACGTTATCGAAATCCAATCCCTTGGTGATCATTTGTGTGCCTATTAGAATGTTTATGTGGCCAGACTCAAAATCACCAATAATCCTTTCGTAAGCAGTGCGGGAACGAGTTGAGTCTAAGTCTATTCGCTCAATAACCGCATTGGGAAAGAAAATGCCAAGTTCATCTTCCACTTTTTCGGTGCCAAATCCTTTAGGCTGAAGATTGCTGCTTCCGCAGGCAAGGCATTCGTGCGGTTGCTGATAGGAGTATCCGCAGTAGTGGCAAACTAGCTGGTTGGTTGCTTTGTGGTAGGTGAGGGTAACATCACAATGCTCGCAATGAGGAATCCATCCGCATTCCCCACATTCGATGAACGGAGCAAAACCCCGTCGGTTCTGGAAGAGAATAATTTGCTCTTTGTTGTTCAGCGCTTTATCAATTGCATTCAGCAGTGTGTCGCTAAAATGCGATCTCATCTGCTTTCGCTTACGGGCATCCTTAATGTCTACTATCTTAATCTCGGGAAGTTCAATTCCTCGGTAGCGTTCATTTAGTTCAACCAGTCCGTACTTTCCGGTTCGAGCGTTAAAGCATGTTTCGATGGCTGGAGTTGCTGTGCCAAGTAAAACCTTTGCGTTATGGATTGATGCCAGAACAATTGCCGCATCGCGGGCGTTGTAGCGTGGCGCTGGATTGTATTGCTTGTAGGTGTTTTCGTGTTCCTCGTCAACAATTATCAACCCTAAATTTTTGTAGGGCAGAAATACTGAAGACCTAACACCAAGGATGATATCGAATTTGGCTAGGTTTGTTTTCGATTCAAGAACTCCATTGTAAACCTCAACCCTTTGCGAATCGTTGAATTTGGAGTGGTAAACACCAACCCTGTTACCGAATATCTTGCGGAGTCGATTTATTATTTGCGCTGTAAGCGCTATTTCGGGCAGTAGGTAAAGAACTTGCTTGCCTTCGTCGATTGTTTTTTGAATTTGATGTATGTAGATTTCGGTCTTTCCGCTCGATGTTACCCCATGCAGCAAAACCACATTATGGGTTTCGAATTTATCCTGAATTTGGTCGTATGCCATTTTCTGAGCCTTGTTTAAAGTGGCTGGGCTATACACCTCGTTATCAGAATTCGATAGTCGCGAAACGGTTTGCTCTTCCTGAATAAGAATTCCTTTCTGAATTAGCGCGGTTAGTATGCTTGGGCTAACATCAACCTTTTCGAGAATACTCTTCTTGGCAATTTTAAAGTTTAAAATATCCGATTTGTTTTCTGTTAACGATAGTAATGCAAGTATTAACCTTTGCTGAGCAGGTGCTCGTTTCATGCTATCGAGTAGGCTGTTCAGGTTGTCGTTGTTTTGATATTCCTGAGCAAGTGATATAAAAAATTCAGTTTTAGGTTGATATTCATTTTCGATTTCCTCGGTGATGCTCAGCGCCTGCTTGTTAAGTAGCGATTTTATTACCCCCATGGGATTCTTAAAATCTACCTTGCCAATAATTTCCTGAATGGTTAATTTTTTTTTGCTGTCGAGCAGGTGGACTATGATGTGCTCATTATCGGAGAGTTCAATTTCATCGTAGTCAGTTTTGCTAACATAGGTGTCACTTTCCATTTTTAACGCCGAAGGCAAGGCTGCTTTCATTACTTCGCCAATGGTACACATGTAGTACTCGGCAATCCATTCCCAGAATTTTAGCTGAGTATTCAGGACAATTGGCTCCTCATCGATGAACTGAAGAATTTCTTTGGTCTCATATTTTTCGGGGACTTGTTGATGAATTTTGAATACCAGTGCTGCATATAGTTTCTTTTTTCCGAACGAAACTATAACCCGCATGCCAATCCTAATATCGCCTACAAAATTTTTTGGAATTGAGTAAGTGTAGGATCGGGGTAGCGCAAGTGGAAGGATAACATCAACATACCAACTCTCTGCCATGACTTTTTCCAATATCAAGCGCTAAGATAGAAAATTTAGTTGACGGTTGTTAAACTGGTAGTGATGATTATTCCGAATGCTTAATCGAAATCCGCCACTTCTATTTTTACAATTTCGTATCCTTTCATTACCTCTTTGGTGGCGTAGGCAACACCTGCAAAAACAAATAATAGTCCAATGAAGAATAGAACTGTTGCTAGAAAACCGTATGAATTTTCGTTATGCGAAAGGGAGTTTATACCAATTACAATGCAGTTTATAATGAAAAATGCAACGGCAACCGTGTAGGAAACTACAGCATTACGTACCAATTTAACTCGGTATGTGAGTTTGCCTATCTGCTTGTTGATGCTGGCTAGTCTTTTTGTTTCGTGCTCGGATAATTTGCCTGAGTGCTGAGTTACTATTAATTTTCTTTTCTCTTCATCCAAACTTCTAATTCTGCCAACAACAACGGAGTATTTGTTATTCATCCCAAGTAAAAAAAGGCCACAGCTGTTAACCATAACTCCAGGAGCAAGCATTAACTTAATAATTTCCACTGCATCCATATCCATCCATTTAAAAGCGTTTAAGAGTGCAAATTTAGCATAAATAGGATGTTTGGTTTAATGTAAATTCAGCAACATTCAATAAATGTATCGAAAAACGATTTAATTGTATGAATATCAATTTATTGATGACTTGATGTTGTTGAGCACAATCCTGTATGTTTTTTAGTATCAGAGTCGATTGCTAGTTTGCAATCATGATTTCCAGATTTGTGGCGAACATTTTAACAGAGATAGCCAACAGCATAACACCAAAGAATTTTCTGAGTATGAAAATTACTGTACTGCCAATTATATGCTCAACTTTGTCGATATACCGTATTATGAAATAAACTATCACCATATTAAGGATTAGCCCAGTAATGTTGTTCACAATATGGTACTCGGAGCGGAGCGAAAGAAAAGTTGTTAAAGCGCCGGGGCCTGCAATTAGCGGAAAGGCCACAGGAACAATGGTTGCCGTTTTCTGATTACCTTCATTTTTTATAATATCGATACCCAAAATCATCTCAAGTGCAAGGATAAAAATCACGAGTGAGCCTGCTAGGGCAAACGAGGCAAC is a window of Tenuifilaceae bacterium CYCD DNA encoding:
- a CDS encoding UPF0056 inner membrane protein encodes the protein MSNLNITEIASAFIILFAIIDILGAIPVFLSLKNNQRQIEAGKACIVSFVMFILFFFAGETLLRLFNIDVASFALAGSLVIFILALEMILGIDIIKNEGNQKTATIVPVAFPLIAGPGALTTFLSLRSEYHIVNNITGLILNMVIVYFIIRYIDKVEHIIGSTVIFILRKFFGVMLLAISVKMFATNLEIMIAN
- the priA gene encoding primosomal protein N' gives rise to the protein MAESWYVDVILPLALPRSYTYSIPKNFVGDIRIGMRVIVSFGKKKLYAALVFKIHQQVPEKYETKEILQFIDEEPIVLNTQLKFWEWIAEYYMCTIGEVMKAALPSALKMESDTYVSKTDYDEIELSDNEHIIVHLLDSKKKLTIQEIIGKVDFKNPMGVIKSLLNKQALSITEEIENEYQPKTEFFISLAQEYQNNDNLNSLLDSMKRAPAQQRLILALLSLTENKSDILNFKIAKKSILEKVDVSPSILTALIQKGILIQEEQTVSRLSNSDNEVYSPATLNKAQKMAYDQIQDKFETHNVVLLHGVTSSGKTEIYIHQIQKTIDEGKQVLYLLPEIALTAQIINRLRKIFGNRVGVYHSKFNDSQRVEVYNGVLESKTNLAKFDIILGVRSSVFLPYKNLGLIIVDEEHENTYKQYNPAPRYNARDAAIVLASIHNAKVLLGTATPAIETCFNARTGKYGLVELNERYRGIELPEIKIVDIKDARKRKQMRSHFSDTLLNAIDKALNNKEQIILFQNRRGFAPFIECGECGWIPHCEHCDVTLTYHKATNQLVCHYCGYSYQQPHECLACGSSNLQPKGFGTEKVEDELGIFFPNAVIERIDLDSTRSRTAYERIIGDFESGHINILIGTQMITKGLDFDNVSLVGILNADNMLNFPDFRAFERSYQLMSQVGGRAGRKGKQGLVILQTSQPEHPIIHQIIKHDYLEHYASQIEERKNFHYPPFYRLISISLKHKDKELLAQASELVANGLRHSLGENILGPETPLIGRVQGLHIMNIMVKINRELAPNRIKELINYYTHILKQRKELYALVVSVDVDPQ